The genomic DNA CGACGCCGAGGAAGATCGCGACGGCGAGGACCAGGTTCATGAACGGTCCGGCGAACATGACGACGACGCGCTTCCACGGCTTGCGCGTGTAGAACAGCCGCTTCTCGTCGCCCGGCTGCAGTTCCTCGTACGCCGCCGAGCGCGCGTCCTCGATCATGCCGCGCCAGGGGGAGGTGGAGCGGGCCTCGACGCGGCCGTCCTCGCCGGGCGGGAACATGCCGATCATGCGGATGTAGCCGCCCAGGGGGACGGCTTTGATCCCGTACTCCGTCTCGCCCTTCCTGCGGGACCAGAGGGTCGGGCCGAAGCCGACCATGTACTGGGGGACGCGGATGCCGAACAGCTTGGCCGTGGACAGGTGGCCCAGCTCGTGCCAGGCGATGGAGATCAGCAGTCCCACGGCGAACAGCGCGATGCCGAGGATCGTCAGCAGTACGGTCATGCGCGGACCTCCACGGTCGTTCCTGCGGCCTCGGCGGCCAGCTCGCGGGCCCGGGAGCGGGCCCATGCCTCCGCTTCCAGGACGTCCTCGACCGTCAGCGGGGTTCCCGGGTCGGGTGCGCCGTGCTCGGCGACGACCTCGGTGACCGTGTCCATGATGCCGGTGAAGGGCAGCGCGCCGGCGAGGAAGGCGTCGACGCACTCCTCGTTGGCGGCGTTGAACACGGCCGGGGCCGTGCCTCCCAGTCCGCCGACGTGCCGGGCCAGGCCGACGGAGGGGAACGCCTCCGTGTCGAGCGGGAAGAACTCCCAGGTGGACGCCGTGGACCAGTCGAAGGCGGGGGCGGCGTCCGGAACGCGCTCGGGCCAGCCCAGGCCGATGGCGATGGGGCCGCGCATGTCGGGCGGGGTGGCCTGGGCGAGGGTGGAGCCGTCGGTGAACTCCACCATCGAGTGCACGTAGGACTGCGGGTGGACGACGACCTCGATGCGCTCGAAGGGGATGTCGTACAGCAGGTGGGCCTCGATGACCTCCAGGCCCTTGTTGACGAGCGTGGCGCTGTTGACGGTGATGACGGGGCCCATCGCCCAGGTGGGGTGGGCGAGGGCGTCCTCGCGGGTGACGCCGGCCAGCTCGGCGCGGGTGCGGCCGCGGAAGGGGCCGCCGGACGCGGTGACGACGAGCTTGCGGACGTCGGCGCGGGTGCCGGCGGCGAGGGCCTGGAACAGCGCGGCGTGCTCGGAGTCGACCGGGATGATCTGGCCGGGCTTGGCGACGGCCTTGACCAGGGGGGCCGCCGACGATGAGCGACTCCTTGTTGGCGAGGGCCAGGGTGCGGCCGGCTTCGAGGGCGGCGAGCGTCGGGGCCAGGCCGATGGAGCCGGTGATGCCGTTGAGGACCGTGTGGCAGTCGGACGCGGCGAGCCGGGAGGCGGCGTCCGGGCCGGCGAGGATCTCGGGGAGCGGCTCGGTCCCGTACCGCTCCGCCAGCGCCTCCCGCAGGGCCGGCACCGCGTCCTCACGGGCCACGGCGACCGTGCGGACGCGCAGCCGGTGCGCCTGCTCGGCGAGGAGCCCGGGCCGGCCACCCGCGGCGGAGAGCGCGGTGACGCGGAACCGGCCGGGGTTGCGCAGCACCAGGTCGATGGCCTGGGTGCCGATGGACCCGGTGGAGCCGAGGACGACGACGTCCCGGCGGCCTTCGGCCGGATCGAAGGCGATGTGCGGGTCGGCGAGGGGTGCTGGGCTGTCGCTCATGCCCCCATTCTCGCCGCATCGGGCACCGGTGTTGACCGGCTTCCCCGATGACGCCCCCGGAGGGCGCCGGGGGGCGCGGTGCCGGGGGTCCCGGGCGGGGGCCGGTGCCGCGGCGGGCGTGCGGGGCCGCCCCCGCGGTGTGCCCCTCCCGCGCACGGCGACGGGCCGGGGCCCGCGTTCACACCGGCCGGCCCGGCGGAACGCTAAGGCGGCCGGAGCCCCTGCGCAGTGGGCTAGCTTTGCCGCCCCTGACCTGCTGTTTCTTCCTGACCTGCGGGCTTGCGACGCTTTTCCTCCCGCATCTTTCCTCATCTGCCCGCATCCCCCATCGCTGGAGACCTCCCCTGTTCCCGCGGGAACAGGGCGGGAACACCAGCCAGGCCCCGGACAGAGGGAAGGCCCGGCGGTCGGCCGCCGGGCCTCCTCACATCACGCCCCGTCAGCTTACGGAGCATGGACCGGAACGCACTCGCCGGCAATTGCCAGTCGGGTTTGCACACGCTCGGATCATGTCCGAAAACGTGTATGACACACAAGTCCCGGCCGCCACCAGCTCCCCGCCTCACACGCGTCCGGCAACCTCGTTCACCCGAAAGGGTGGACGGACAGCGAAGCCCCGTGCCCCGCTGTAAAACCTGATCGCCACGCCCTTCGCCGCCGCCGCGCCTGCCCCCTGACCCCCGGCGGCAGGCACACCACGGCCCCGACACCATTCCCCTCTGGCGCCGGGGCCGACGCTCCGGGACGTCGCGGCGCTCGCCGGCGTGTCCACGGGCACGGTGTCCAACGTCCTCAACCGGCCCGAGACTGTGAGGGAGACCACACGGACACGGGTCGAGAAGGCCATCGCCGAAGTCGGCTTCGTCCGGTCGGCCGGCACAACACGGGAAGCCGCCCACTGGCGCCGGTCCGGCCACGCACAGTGGATCTTCACTCCGGCCGCCACCGGCTGGTACCCGAAGAAGGCGCCGGCCGAGGCGCATCCCGTTCCAGTGACCGGCGGTCCCTTCCCCGGCGCCCCTGTGCGCGGCCGTAACGCCTCCGGGCGAGCCGAGGCGTGCTGGGTGCCGATCAAGGACCGGCTGCCCCGCCACGGCCTCCGTCACGGCCACCGCACGCTCATGGAGGAGCTGGGCACCCCCAAGGTCCTGATGGACGAGCGGATGGGCCACGAGGACGGATCGGTCGGCGCGCGGTATTCGCACGTGACCGACTCCCTGCGCGCCACGCTCATGGAACAGCTCACCGAGGTCTGGCACGCCTCCCTGGCCGACCGTCTCGCTCTCCACCCCCGGTCGCCGGTGCCGGTGCTCGACCGGCTGTTGCAGGAGTTCGCCCAAGCCGCGTGACACCCTAAAACAAGATCACACCTAGTTGAGACCCAGGCACCCAGATACAAAGCAATCAGGGCCGGTCTCCCCGAAGGGAAACCGGCCCTGACCTGGTACTTCACTGTCGGGGTGGCGGGATTTGAACCCACGACCTCTTCGTCCCGAATTAGGGACGCTACGTAACTGACGTGTGGCCCGCGACTCTCTGACCTGCACTGTAGTATTGCAAACGCGCAGGTCAGGGGCGTGAATTCAAGACTTTTCCCCGGTCCCGTGACGTCTGGCCGATCGCTGGAACACCTCTCCCGCATGTCTGACTTCTTCAAGATCACACCTGGTTTACACCCAGAATCGGCAGAAGTGTGTCAGACGTACGCCCAGGTCAGGGTGCGGGTAATAGTGCCGCCCCGCACCTCGCGCGACACCCTCAGAACTGGATGCCACACCCGGGACTCTGGTCAGTTCACCGGCCACAGGACGAGCGCGCGAACGGCTTCACCCACGGAGCTGGTTGATCCGATCCCAGGTGCCCACGTCCATCACAGACCCCCGTCCGGGGCGTGCGCCAGCGTCGCCGCCCGCTCCGCCATCGACCGCTTCCATTCCGTGCCGTCCTCGTCGGCGATCTCCCGCCACAGAGCCGCGGTAGCCAGACCGAGCGCGCTGAGTGCTTCCTGCGACGCACTGCGCCACGACGGGAACCGTCCGGCGAAGGTGAGCGCCGAGTCCACCGAGTGGCCGGCCTCCATGAGCCGCAGCGCTAGGGCGCCCGGGTCGATCCACGCCGCGCCCCGCGTCGGCCATGCCCAGTCCACGAGCCGGGCCCGATCGCCGACGATCAGGACGTTGTCCGGCGCGAAGTCTGTGTGCAGCAGCGTCGTCCCCGCGAACAGATGCAACGTGCCCGGCGGCGCGTAGTCCGCCCACCGGTCGACCGCGTCCT from Streptomyces sp. MRC013 includes the following:
- a CDS encoding aminoglycoside phosphotransferase, translating into MTRIPFEQLPDDVLQAVADKTGAVHQAVTVSGGMNSGIASVLETDSGSVFVKGIPADHPQVSAQRREAAVAPHLPTSCPRLYWHLELDGWSLLGYEVVDGRHADYAPGSADLPLVEAALTELQGVTAPTDVDIKDAVDRWADYAPPGTLHLFAGTTLLHTDFAPDNVLIVGDRARLVDWAWPTRGAAWIDPGALALRLMEAGHSVDSALTFAGRFPSWRSASQEALSALGLATAALWREIADEDGTEWKRSMAERAATLAHAPDGGL